Part of the Spiribacter salinus M19-40 genome, GCCTGACTGGCCACATCACTGGCCTCGGCATCGGCGTTAAGCGTCAACTCCGCCCGTGCCGTTGCGAGGTTCACCGTGGCGTCGGCGACGCCGGGTAGCGCCTGCAGGACAGTTTCCACGCGCCGCACGCAACTGCCACAGGTCAGGCCCGTCACTTCCAGGTTGAGGGTTTTCTCCGCCATCGCGCACCTCGTTGATTGATTCAAGGTTAGGTTACCCCTCCCCCCGGGGGGTCGGTCAAATCATCTAGACAAAAAAAGAGGGCCCGAAGGCCCCCTTTGCAGATGCCGGAAATCCCTTTCCGGATGAGGAGAGGTCAGTCCTTGATTACATGCTCTCGCGCCAGCCGGCGACGAGATCGTCGTAAGGCACGGTCTCACCCTGCGGCTTCTCGTCATCGAGGGCCGGCTTCGGTGCGCCTTCCTGGTCGAACCAGTAGTCCGCATCGCGCAGGTCGTTCAGACGCGGGCCACAGCGATCTTGCACGTCGGCGCGTTCAAGCCGCTCCATCACCCGATCCTGCTCACTGGCGAGGTTGTCCATCGCCTCCTGCGGCGTCACCTCACCGGTCACGGCCGAGGCCACGTTGGACCACCAGAGCTGGGCCAGACGCGGATAGTCAGGCACGTTCGTGCCGGTATCCGTCCACATCTCCCGATCCGGGCTGCGATAGAACTCAACCAGACCACCCAGGCGCGGCGCCCGCTCCGTCATCGACTCATGCATGATGTCGGACTGGCGAATCGGGGTAAGGCCCTCGTGGGTCTTCTTCAGCGACACGACCTTGGAGGTGGCGAACTGGGCATACAGCCAGGCGGCCTTGCGGGCCTCCGGATCGGCATGCTCGAACAGCGTCCAGGAACCGATGTCCTGATAACCAACCTTCATGCCCTCTTCCCAGTACGGCCCATGGGGCGACGGGGCCATACGCCATTTCGGCGTGCCGTCCTCGTTCACCACCGGGGTGCCTTCCGCGGCCATCGGCGCCGTGAAAGCGGTGTACCAGAAGATCTGCTGGGCGATATGCCCCTCGGCTGGCACGGGGCCCGCCTCGGAGAAGGTCATGCCGGAGGCCTCCGGCGGTGCGTAGGCATCGAGCCAGTCGATGTACTTGGTCAGTGCGTAGACCGAGGCGGGTGCGTTCACGGCACCACCCCGACGGACGTCAGACCCGACGGGATGGCAATCCTCAACACGAATGCCCCATTCATCGACGGGCAAACCGTTGGGCAGGCCCTTGTCACCCGCACCGGCCATGGACAGCCAGGCGTCCGTGAAGCGCCAACCCAGCGACGGATCCTTCTTGCCGTAATCCATGTGGCCATAGATCTCGCGGCCATCGAGCTCACCGACGTTCTCGGTGAAGAACTCGGCGATGTCCTCGTAAGCCGACCAGTTCACCGGCACACCCAGCTCGTAACCGTAGATGTCCTCGAACTGTGCCTGCAGGTCCTCGCGCTGGAACCAGTCGTAACGGAACCAGTAGAGGTTGGCGAACTGCTGGTCAGGGAGCTGGTAGAGCTTACCGTCCGGTGCCGTGGCGGCATCCAGACCGATGAAGTCGTCCAGATCCAGGTACGGCGAGGTCACATCGGCCCCTTCGCCTTCCATGTAATCCGTCAAGGGCAGGACCTGCCCATAACGATAATGGGTACCGATCAGGTCAGCGTCGTTAATGTACGCATCATAGATCGGCTCGCCAGACTGCATCTCGGTCTGCAGGGCCTCAATCACATCGCCCTCACCAATCAGGTTATGGGTCAGATTGATTCCCGTCAGCTCGGAGAAGGCCTCGGCGATGACGCTGGCCTCGTATTCATGCGTCGGAATCGTCTCGGAGACGACGGACACGTCCATGCCCTCGAACGCTTCAGCGGCTTCGATGAACCACTCGATCTGCTCCATCTGCTCCTCGCGGCTCAGCGTCGAGGGCTGGAACTCTTCAATCCACTTTTCAGCGGCGGCCTCCTGCTCGGCCGTGAGCGCCTGGGCATTGCCCAGCCCGCCGATGCCCAGCGCGGCAGCTACCGCCAACGCCGTCAAAGGCCGCATGGCATTTTTCTGCTCTTTCATTGCTTTCTCCTCCAGGAGGGGATCGTTGATCCCGTTACCCAAGGCAGCGGCGCCAGCCTATCCAGCGCTTGCCTTTTTCATGTCAAGCAGGGCTTTTGCACCTGCAAG contains:
- a CDS encoding ABC transporter substrate-binding protein, with the translated sequence MKEQKNAMRPLTALAVAAALGIGGLGNAQALTAEQEAAAEKWIEEFQPSTLSREEQMEQIEWFIEAAEAFEGMDVSVVSETIPTHEYEASVIAEAFSELTGINLTHNLIGEGDVIEALQTEMQSGEPIYDAYINDADLIGTHYRYGQVLPLTDYMEGEGADVTSPYLDLDDFIGLDAATAPDGKLYQLPDQQFANLYWFRYDWFQREDLQAQFEDIYGYELGVPVNWSAYEDIAEFFTENVGELDGREIYGHMDYGKKDPSLGWRFTDAWLSMAGAGDKGLPNGLPVDEWGIRVEDCHPVGSDVRRGGAVNAPASVYALTKYIDWLDAYAPPEASGMTFSEAGPVPAEGHIAQQIFWYTAFTAPMAAEGTPVVNEDGTPKWRMAPSPHGPYWEEGMKVGYQDIGSWTLFEHADPEARKAAWLYAQFATSKVVSLKKTHEGLTPIRQSDIMHESMTERAPRLGGLVEFYRSPDREMWTDTGTNVPDYPRLAQLWWSNVASAVTGEVTPQEAMDNLASEQDRVMERLERADVQDRCGPRLNDLRDADYWFDQEGAPKPALDDEKPQGETVPYDDLVAGWRESM